From Aerosticca soli, a single genomic window includes:
- a CDS encoding DUF1656 domain-containing protein, producing the protein MYGEFTVYGVFVPTLLGLMLLAYLLQNGMRLVLQRFGVYRLIWHPPLFNFALYVLVLGALVELSRKAVHA; encoded by the coding sequence ATGTACGGAGAGTTCACCGTCTACGGGGTTTTCGTGCCGACCCTGCTCGGCCTCATGCTGCTGGCCTATTTGCTGCAGAACGGCATGCGGCTGGTGTTGCAGCGCTTTGGCGTCTACCGGCTGATCTGGCATCCGCCGCTGTTCAACTTCGCCCTCTACGTGCTGGTGCTCGGTGCGCTGGTCGAACTGTCGCGCAAGGCGGTGCACGCATGA
- a CDS encoding hemolysin family protein: MLTRIAIVLLLTFCNGFFALSEMALVASRKSRLREMARHSRRARVALRHAQAPERFLSTVQVGITLVMLITGALAGDAMGDEVAALLARSSTPHLAPYAHVAGIVLGFALVSFLQIVVGELVPKRLALAAPEKFSSYVAVPMLVLARICAPFVWLLNASSGMLLRLLRVDGERQGAITEEEIRLLIAESAEQGVLDIDERNMVNRVLRLGDRTVDSVMTPRPRIVWLDMNAPREENLAVMRATPFSRYPVYRGGENDVVGVLEVKSLLGELLAGGSPELFRRLAKPLYVPATARALDLLEEFRDAETPVALVVDEYGDIEGLVTLNDLLAAVVGVTQLGHGSGEEAPPIVPRGDGSWLIDGALSIEDLRELLQVDELPGEAEHEYRTAAGMVMAALGRIPQVGEVFTWHGIRFEVVDLDGARIDKLLVTPAPRITAADDAQ; the protein is encoded by the coding sequence ATGCTGACCAGGATCGCGATCGTCCTGCTGCTCACCTTCTGCAACGGCTTTTTCGCGCTGTCGGAAATGGCGCTGGTGGCCTCGCGCAAGAGCCGTCTGCGCGAAATGGCCCGGCACAGCCGCCGCGCCCGCGTCGCCCTGCGCCACGCGCAGGCGCCCGAGCGCTTCCTGTCCACCGTGCAGGTGGGCATCACCCTGGTCATGCTGATCACCGGCGCGCTGGCCGGCGATGCCATGGGCGACGAGGTGGCCGCGCTGCTCGCCCGCAGCAGCACGCCGCACCTGGCGCCCTATGCGCACGTCGCCGGCATCGTGCTCGGCTTCGCGCTGGTGTCCTTCCTGCAGATCGTGGTCGGCGAACTGGTGCCCAAGCGGCTGGCGCTGGCCGCGCCGGAAAAGTTTTCCTCCTACGTGGCGGTGCCGATGCTGGTGCTGGCGCGCATCTGCGCGCCGTTCGTGTGGCTGCTCAATGCCTCCAGCGGCATGCTGCTGCGCCTGCTCAGGGTCGACGGCGAACGCCAGGGCGCGATCACCGAGGAGGAGATCCGCCTGCTGATCGCCGAGAGTGCCGAGCAGGGCGTGCTCGACATCGACGAGCGCAACATGGTCAACCGCGTGCTGCGCCTGGGCGACCGCACGGTGGACAGCGTGATGACGCCACGCCCGCGCATCGTCTGGCTGGACATGAACGCCCCGCGTGAGGAAAACCTGGCGGTGATGCGGGCGACGCCGTTCTCGCGCTACCCGGTCTACCGCGGCGGCGAGAACGACGTGGTCGGCGTGCTCGAGGTCAAGAGCCTGCTCGGCGAGCTGCTCGCCGGCGGCAGCCCGGAGCTGTTCCGGCGTCTGGCCAAGCCGCTCTACGTGCCGGCCACGGCGCGCGCGCTGGATCTGCTGGAGGAGTTCCGCGACGCCGAGACGCCGGTGGCGCTGGTGGTCGACGAATACGGCGACATCGAGGGCCTGGTCACGCTCAACGACCTGCTCGCCGCCGTGGTCGGCGTCACCCAGCTCGGCCACGGCAGCGGCGAGGAGGCGCCGCCGATCGTGCCGCGCGGCGACGGCAGCTGGCTGATCGACGGCGCGCTGTCGATCGAGGATCTGCGCGAGCTGCTGCAGGTGGACGAGCTGCCCGGCGAGGCCGAGCATGAATACCGCACCGCCGCCGGCATGGTGATGGCCGCGCTCGGCCGCATCCCGCAGGTGGGCGAGGTGTTCACCTGGCACGGCATCCGCTTCGAGGTGGTCGATCTCGACGGCGCGCGCATCGACAAGCTGCTGGTCACCCCGGCCCCGCGCATCACCGCCGCCGACGACGCGCAGTAA
- a CDS encoding FUSC family protein, with product MTLNISRQATLFSLKNFLAGMLALYIALRSGLENPAWSVVTAYIVAQPHAGATVSKGVYRMCGTFAGACASVFMVPPLVQTPALLLLAIAAWLALCVFLQLVDRTARGYMFVLAGYTSCIIIFPILSHPEDVFEYASARFLEISLGIVCSTVVHAVVFPVSTTRIVRQRVDRALADAQALAVAALTAASAEPAPAPDRQKLAATFNELYDLLVHQRFEGPHAREEARAIRATLTQVERVLPLSLAVADRSAELVALGGLPAPVRAFMDEARDWFAAGEDPAAQLAAMEPLLARAAALRPVLDAPPGWREALLCNLLERIAELIRLKGAILRYRQAAASGFSRGFVSAAAGGSAWRPMERDLRGAAGAALAVAVTLLVGNALWIESGWTQGYSAAMMAGVYFSVYSATPNPAQMLKNKFVGVFLRLLLGALYVVLILPAISDFGAMVLAFAPALLASGLMMAMPRFSAMGFNFVVGVMSPSIVDRTFHTDFELYLNAGIATLTGIYFAMLMVSVTRFLWLDGLVRRTLAAGRRDIARMRYLSPREQLRWRSRMIHRIGLLVLRMAAAPGPQPAEALRDLMVGGALLELHQASRKADAASAAAMRELIGQVAAYYQTLERTPTAAPPPALRQAIDACLARIAATLPVDEPALLALTSLRRNLFPADHSVPAALPAPG from the coding sequence ATGACGCTCAACATTTCCCGCCAGGCGACGCTGTTCTCGCTCAAGAACTTTCTGGCCGGCATGCTCGCGCTCTACATCGCGCTGCGCTCGGGACTGGAGAACCCGGCCTGGTCGGTGGTGACCGCCTACATCGTCGCCCAGCCCCATGCCGGCGCTACGGTGTCCAAGGGCGTCTACCGGATGTGCGGCACCTTCGCCGGTGCCTGCGCCTCGGTGTTCATGGTGCCGCCGCTGGTCCAGACCCCGGCGCTGCTGCTGCTGGCGATCGCGGCCTGGCTGGCGCTGTGCGTGTTCCTGCAGCTCGTCGACCGCACCGCGCGCGGCTACATGTTCGTGCTGGCCGGCTACACCAGCTGCATCATCATCTTCCCCATCCTGTCCCACCCGGAAGATGTCTTCGAGTACGCCAGCGCGAGGTTTCTGGAGATCTCGCTCGGCATCGTCTGCAGCACGGTCGTGCATGCGGTGGTGTTTCCGGTCTCGACCACGCGGATCGTGCGCCAGCGCGTGGACCGCGCGCTCGCCGATGCGCAGGCGTTGGCGGTGGCCGCGCTGACGGCCGCCTCCGCCGAACCGGCGCCGGCGCCCGATCGGCAGAAGCTGGCGGCGACCTTCAACGAGCTCTACGACCTGCTGGTGCATCAGCGCTTCGAAGGCCCGCATGCGCGCGAGGAGGCCCGCGCGATCCGCGCCACGCTGACCCAGGTCGAACGGGTGCTGCCGCTGTCGCTGGCGGTGGCCGACCGCAGCGCCGAACTCGTCGCCCTCGGCGGATTGCCCGCGCCGGTGCGCGCCTTCATGGACGAGGCCCGGGACTGGTTCGCCGCCGGCGAGGATCCGGCCGCGCAGCTTGCCGCCATGGAACCCCTGCTCGCGCGCGCCGCCGCCTTGCGCCCGGTGCTCGATGCCCCGCCGGGCTGGCGCGAGGCGCTGCTTTGCAACCTGCTCGAGCGGATCGCCGAGCTGATCCGCCTCAAGGGCGCCATCCTGCGCTATCGCCAGGCCGCCGCCAGCGGTTTCAGCCGCGGCTTCGTGTCCGCGGCGGCCGGCGGCAGCGCGTGGCGGCCGATGGAGCGCGACCTGCGCGGTGCCGCCGGTGCCGCGCTGGCGGTGGCGGTCACGCTGCTGGTCGGCAATGCCTTGTGGATCGAGTCGGGCTGGACCCAGGGCTACAGCGCGGCGATGATGGCCGGGGTGTATTTTTCGGTCTATTCGGCCACGCCCAACCCGGCGCAGATGCTCAAGAACAAGTTCGTCGGCGTGTTCCTGCGGTTGCTGCTCGGTGCGCTGTACGTGGTGTTGATCCTGCCCGCGATCAGCGACTTCGGCGCCATGGTGCTGGCCTTCGCCCCGGCGCTCCTGGCCAGCGGATTGATGATGGCGATGCCGCGGTTCAGCGCGATGGGCTTCAATTTCGTCGTCGGCGTGATGAGCCCGAGCATCGTCGACCGCACCTTCCACACCGATTTCGAGCTTTACCTCAATGCCGGCATCGCCACCCTGACCGGCATCTACTTCGCCATGCTGATGGTCAGCGTGACCCGCTTTCTGTGGCTGGACGGGCTGGTGCGCCGCACGCTCGCGGCGGGCCGGCGCGACATCGCCCGCATGCGCTACCTGTCGCCGCGCGAGCAGCTGCGCTGGCGCAGCCGCATGATCCATCGCATCGGCCTGCTGGTGCTGCGCATGGCGGCCGCGCCGGGCCCGCAGCCGGCCGAGGCCCTGCGCGATCTCATGGTCGGCGGCGCACTGCTCGAGCTGCATCAGGCCAGCCGCAAGGCCGATGCCGCCTCGGCGGCCGCGATGCGCGAGCTGATCGGGCAGGTGGCCGCCTATTACCAGACCCTGGAGCGCACGCCCACCGCCGCGCCGCCGCCGGCGCTGCGCCAGGCCATCGACGCCTGCCTGGCCCGGATCGCCGCCACGTTGCCGGTCGACGAACCGGCGCTGCTGGCGCTGACCAGCCTGCGCCGGAACCTGTTTCCGGCCGATCATTCGGTGCCGGCGGCGCTGCCGGCGCCGGGCTGA
- a CDS encoding MGMT family protein: MTTPHERVFAAVAAIPAGCVASYGAIAAQAGLPGRARWVGRVLAAAPAEAALPWHRVLRADGHLAFAPGSAAFEAQRRRLEAEGVELVRGRVPRAHFARRQDLDRWLWAPRDAAETAAAPRADAARKPRRK, encoded by the coding sequence ATGACGACCCCGCACGAGCGCGTCTTCGCCGCGGTCGCGGCCATTCCGGCGGGGTGCGTGGCCAGCTACGGCGCCATCGCCGCGCAGGCCGGCCTGCCGGGACGCGCACGCTGGGTGGGACGCGTGCTCGCCGCCGCCCCGGCCGAGGCCGCGCTGCCCTGGCATCGCGTGCTGCGGGCGGATGGCCACCTCGCCTTCGCGCCCGGCAGCGCCGCCTTCGAAGCGCAACGACGCCGGCTCGAGGCCGAGGGCGTCGAACTGGTCCGCGGCCGCGTGCCGAGGGCGCATTTTGCCCGGCGGCAGGATCTGGATCGCTGGCTGTGGGCCCCGCGGGACGCCGCGGAAACGGCCGCCGCGCCGCGCGCTGATGCAGCGCGCAAGCCGCGCCGGAAGTAA
- a CDS encoding DUF47 domain-containing protein, with the protein MFSLQTIFGKGDKFYGLLEESAAAARDSAAALRLLVADGADAGMASFTASRQREKALAARISEALINTFVTALDREDIEALNAALYKIPKTVEKFAERYLIVRERVAGVDFAPRAQVLEQSAEVVVQMIGELRRGLRIEPVRKLQDRLQALESEGDRMLLATYRTLYAEGADPMRAILAKDLFELIEKAIDKCRDVGNIVFSIVLKNS; encoded by the coding sequence ATGTTTTCCCTGCAGACCATCTTCGGCAAAGGCGACAAGTTCTACGGGCTCCTGGAGGAGAGCGCGGCGGCGGCGCGGGACAGCGCGGCGGCGCTGCGGCTGCTGGTCGCCGACGGCGCCGATGCCGGCATGGCTTCCTTCACCGCCAGTCGCCAGCGTGAGAAGGCGCTCGCCGCGCGGATCAGCGAGGCGCTGATCAACACCTTCGTCACCGCGCTCGACCGCGAGGACATCGAGGCGCTCAACGCCGCGCTGTACAAGATCCCGAAGACGGTGGAGAAGTTCGCCGAGCGCTATCTCATCGTCAGGGAGCGCGTGGCCGGGGTGGATTTCGCCCCGCGCGCGCAGGTGCTCGAACAGTCGGCCGAGGTGGTCGTGCAGATGATCGGCGAGCTGCGCCGCGGCCTGCGCATCGAGCCGGTGCGCAAGCTGCAGGACCGCCTGCAGGCGCTCGAATCGGAAGGCGATCGCATGCTGCTGGCCACCTACCGCACGCTCTACGCCGAGGGTGCGGACCCGATGCGCGCGATCCTGGCCAAGGATCTGTTCGAACTGATCGAAAAGGCGATCGACAAGTGCCGCGACGTCGGCAACATCGTCTTTTCGATCGTGCTCAAGAATTCCTGA
- a CDS encoding biotin/lipoyl-binding protein yields the protein MNPRLRKVLSVTLTVLVVAVALVVLRHLWRYYMRDPWTRDAHVGADVVQVAPDVSGFVTEVRVGDNAPVERGQVLFVIDQARYRIVLAQALGALEQSQAHLAQSRAALLQSLASQRQLEREVSRDRALKDLVATEEIETRRANLDKANAAVAAAQASIGADEANIASAKAAVALARLNLERTVVHSPVAGRLNDRTVRLGDYVSAGRPVLAVLDTSSFRVDGYFEETRLHGIREGDRVDIHIMGEPGVLRGHVQSIAAGIEDRYRSTGASLLPNVNPAFDWVRLAQRVPVRIGIDQVPRSVRLIAGRTATVSIVPAGDGAPAATARVDRR from the coding sequence ATGAATCCCAGGCTGCGCAAGGTGTTGTCGGTCACCCTGACCGTGCTCGTGGTGGCCGTGGCGCTCGTGGTGCTGCGGCATCTGTGGCGGTACTACATGCGCGATCCGTGGACCCGCGATGCGCACGTCGGCGCGGACGTGGTGCAGGTGGCGCCGGACGTGTCCGGCTTCGTGACCGAGGTGCGCGTGGGCGACAACGCGCCGGTCGAGCGCGGGCAGGTGCTGTTCGTGATCGACCAGGCCCGCTACCGCATCGTGCTGGCGCAGGCGCTGGGGGCGCTGGAACAAAGCCAGGCGCATCTGGCGCAGAGCCGGGCGGCGCTGCTGCAGAGCCTGGCCAGCCAGCGCCAGCTCGAGCGCGAGGTGAGCCGCGACCGGGCGCTCAAGGATCTGGTCGCGACCGAGGAGATCGAGACCCGGCGCGCGAACCTCGACAAGGCCAACGCGGCGGTCGCCGCCGCCCAGGCCAGCATCGGCGCGGACGAGGCGAACATCGCCAGCGCCAAGGCGGCGGTGGCGCTGGCCCGGCTCAACCTGGAGCGCACGGTGGTGCACAGCCCGGTCGCCGGGCGGCTCAACGACCGCACGGTGCGTCTGGGCGATTACGTCTCCGCCGGCAGGCCGGTGCTGGCGGTGCTCGACACGAGCTCGTTCCGCGTCGACGGTTATTTCGAGGAAACCCGCCTGCACGGCATCCGCGAGGGCGACCGCGTCGACATCCACATCATGGGCGAGCCCGGCGTGCTGCGCGGGCACGTGCAGAGCATCGCCGCCGGCATCGAGGACCGTTACCGCAGCACCGGCGCCAGCCTGCTGCCCAACGTCAACCCGGCCTTCGACTGGGTGCGTCTGGCCCAGCGCGTGCCGGTGCGGATCGGCATCGACCAGGTGCCGCGCTCGGTGCGGCTGATCGCCGGACGCACGGCGACGGTGAGCATCGTGCCGGCCGGCGACGGCGCGCCGGCGGCCACGGCGCGGGTCGACCGTCGATGA
- a CDS encoding inorganic phosphate transporter codes for MSPGLVAAVVLIALAFTYINGFHDTANSIATVVATKVLTPGQAVLLAAVTNLIGALWGTAVAKTIAAGIIDTRVIEAGPQLLICALTAATAWNLLTWWWGLPSSSSHALVGALVGAAIAAAGNRFDAVIWLQGGAHWWQGAGVVPKVIVPMVVSPLMGFTLGFLLMGALYALLAWCAERRGFLRRFGRAPFVNAFFGKAQIVSASTMGLAHGMNDAQKSMGIIALALAGATSAGQFDALPGWLGFLRVHGSASGGFEVPSWVAVLCALTMAGGTAGGGWRIIKTLGHKMVKLHPINGFAAEGSSAAVILTASAFGIPVSTTHNVSAAIMGVGAAKRWNAIRWTVVERMVWAWLLTLPVSALLAYACVQLARQW; via the coding sequence ATGAGTCCGGGGCTGGTCGCCGCGGTGGTGCTGATCGCACTGGCCTTCACCTACATCAACGGCTTTCACGACACCGCCAACTCGATCGCCACGGTGGTGGCGACCAAGGTGCTGACGCCCGGACAGGCGGTGCTGCTCGCCGCGGTGACCAACCTGATCGGCGCGCTGTGGGGCACCGCGGTGGCCAAGACCATCGCCGCCGGGATCATCGACACCCGCGTGATCGAGGCCGGGCCGCAGCTGCTGATCTGTGCGCTGACCGCCGCCACCGCCTGGAACCTGCTGACCTGGTGGTGGGGGCTGCCGTCCAGTTCCAGCCATGCGCTGGTCGGCGCGCTGGTCGGCGCGGCGATCGCCGCCGCCGGCAACCGCTTCGACGCGGTAATCTGGCTGCAGGGCGGCGCGCACTGGTGGCAGGGCGCCGGGGTGGTCCCCAAGGTGATCGTGCCGATGGTGGTCTCGCCGCTCATGGGTTTTACCCTCGGCTTCCTGCTGATGGGCGCGCTCTACGCGCTGCTCGCCTGGTGCGCCGAACGGCGCGGCTTCCTGCGCCGCTTCGGCCGCGCGCCGTTCGTCAATGCCTTCTTCGGCAAGGCGCAGATCGTCTCGGCCAGCACCATGGGCCTGGCCCACGGCATGAACGATGCGCAAAAGAGCATGGGCATCATCGCGCTGGCGCTGGCCGGCGCCACTTCGGCCGGACAGTTCGATGCGCTGCCGGGCTGGCTCGGCTTCCTGCGCGTGCACGGCAGCGCCAGCGGCGGTTTCGAGGTACCCTCGTGGGTGGCCGTGCTGTGCGCGCTGACCATGGCCGGCGGCACCGCCGGCGGCGGCTGGCGAATCATCAAGACCCTCGGCCACAAGATGGTCAAGCTGCACCCGATCAACGGCTTCGCCGCCGAAGGCAGCTCCGCGGCGGTGATCCTCACCGCCTCGGCGTTCGGCATTCCGGTGTCGACCACGCACAACGTCTCGGCCGCGATCATGGGCGTGGGCGCGGCCAAGCGCTGGAACGCGATCCGCTGGACCGTGGTCGAGCGCATGGTCTGGGCCTGGCTGCTGACGCTGCCGGTCAGCGCGCTCCTGGCCTATGCCTGCGTGCAGCTGGCCCGGCAGTGGTGA
- a CDS encoding FUSC family protein: MNTLVSLLRDRQAWLHSGKSFLAAILALYIALLADLSRPYWAMATAYIVLQPVLGGTNARGVYRILGTVLGSAAVVVMVPGLLHVPEVLSLAMSLWLTACMFVTLLHRGPSAYVFMLAGYTAAFVGFPTILQPDTIFDTALARSEEIVLGSLCAVLVGALVFPVSIKTQVVRRVEGLMDDARAWCVQALQHQGSSAALRRRLATDLSQLDLVIPFARRDDPRHGPLHAWLAELRARLLGLLPVLAGIEDRLDDLALAAADPRLLALRDDLRGWIEDPAWPSAQALAGFRARIGELRAIADARPDGPLRNGLLLRLEELATLWYDARHLQRAIVTAEPPPPRAYGTDLRRLIRAGNRHVDWSMLTFSALATGATLFSYCLLWIAIGWSDGASGAMMAAVAGAFFAAQDDPAPSILLFLNGILFATFAAGVYLFGILPALHDFVPLVLVIAPFFLLAGLTAVRPRLFMPGMIVITNFASLLAIQNRYEADFTRYVNGAVSSVLGLVFALVVTRLFRSVGADWSARRLVRQGWRLLAAAAEGHGRQDRDRFMVRMLDLLGLLAPRLAALPADSEVAGVDMLDEVRIGLNILNLRRARAALPPVNQAAINRLLALVAAHYRARIEANRPLPPPPELKQALEASLARLGSLPPGPARDEALLGLVGLRYGLYRERHPVAPPLADPEGA; this comes from the coding sequence GTGAACACGCTCGTCTCGCTGTTGCGCGATCGCCAGGCCTGGCTGCATTCGGGCAAGTCCTTCCTGGCCGCGATCCTGGCGCTCTACATCGCGCTGCTGGCCGATCTCTCGCGCCCGTACTGGGCGATGGCCACCGCCTACATCGTGCTGCAGCCGGTGCTGGGCGGCACCAACGCGCGCGGGGTCTATCGCATCCTCGGCACCGTGCTCGGTTCCGCGGCGGTGGTGGTGATGGTGCCCGGGCTGCTGCACGTGCCCGAGGTCCTGAGCCTGGCGATGTCGCTGTGGCTCACCGCGTGCATGTTCGTCACCCTGCTGCATCGCGGACCGTCGGCCTACGTGTTCATGCTGGCCGGCTACACGGCCGCCTTCGTCGGCTTTCCCACCATCCTGCAGCCGGACACCATCTTCGACACCGCGCTCGCGCGCAGCGAGGAGATCGTGCTCGGCAGCCTGTGCGCGGTGCTGGTCGGCGCGCTGGTGTTCCCGGTCTCGATCAAGACGCAGGTGGTGCGCCGCGTCGAGGGGCTGATGGACGATGCCCGGGCCTGGTGCGTGCAGGCGCTGCAGCATCAGGGCAGCTCCGCCGCGCTGCGGCGGCGGCTGGCGACGGACCTCTCCCAGCTCGACCTCGTCATCCCGTTCGCGCGCCGCGACGATCCCCGCCACGGCCCGCTGCACGCATGGCTGGCCGAGCTGCGCGCGCGCCTGCTCGGTCTGCTGCCGGTGCTGGCCGGCATCGAGGATCGCCTGGACGACCTGGCCCTGGCCGCCGCCGACCCGCGCCTGCTCGCCCTGCGCGACGACCTGCGTGGCTGGATCGAAGATCCGGCCTGGCCGAGCGCGCAGGCGCTGGCAGGCTTTCGCGCCCGCATCGGCGAGCTGCGCGCGATCGCCGATGCCCGGCCCGATGGCCCGCTGCGCAACGGCCTGCTGCTGCGGCTGGAGGAGCTGGCGACGCTGTGGTACGACGCCCGCCACCTGCAGCGCGCCATCGTCACCGCCGAGCCGCCGCCGCCGCGCGCCTACGGCACCGACCTGCGCCGGCTGATCCGCGCCGGCAACCGCCACGTCGACTGGAGCATGCTCACCTTCTCGGCGCTGGCCACCGGCGCCACGCTGTTTTCCTACTGCCTGCTGTGGATCGCGATCGGCTGGTCCGACGGCGCCTCCGGCGCGATGATGGCGGCGGTGGCCGGCGCGTTCTTCGCCGCCCAGGACGATCCGGCGCCCAGCATCCTGCTGTTCCTGAACGGCATCCTGTTCGCCACCTTCGCCGCCGGCGTGTACCTGTTCGGCATCCTGCCCGCGCTCCACGACTTCGTCCCGCTGGTGCTGGTGATCGCGCCGTTCTTCCTGCTCGCCGGGCTCACCGCCGTGCGCCCCAGGCTGTTCATGCCGGGCATGATCGTGATCACCAACTTCGCCTCGCTGCTGGCGATCCAGAACCGTTACGAGGCGGACTTCACCCGCTACGTCAATGGCGCGGTCTCCTCGGTGCTCGGGCTGGTCTTCGCGCTGGTGGTGACGCGGCTGTTCCGCTCGGTGGGCGCCGACTGGAGCGCGCGGCGACTGGTACGCCAGGGCTGGCGGCTGCTCGCCGCGGCGGCCGAAGGCCACGGCCGGCAGGACCGCGACCGCTTCATGGTGCGCATGCTGGATCTGCTGGGCCTGCTCGCGCCGCGGCTGGCCGCGCTGCCGGCGGACAGCGAGGTCGCCGGCGTGGACATGCTCGACGAGGTGCGCATCGGGCTCAACATCCTGAACCTGCGCCGCGCGCGGGCGGCGTTGCCGCCGGTCAACCAGGCGGCGATCAACCGCCTGCTGGCATTGGTGGCCGCGCATTACCGCGCCCGCATCGAGGCCAACCGGCCGCTGCCGCCGCCGCCCGAGCTCAAGCAGGCGCTGGAAGCCTCGCTGGCGCGGCTGGGTTCGCTGCCGCCCGGACCGGCGCGCGACGAGGCGCTGCTCGGGCTGGTCGGCCTGCGTTACGGGCTCTATCGCGAGCGCCACCCGGTCGCGCCGCCGCTGGCCGATCCGGAAGGCGCCTGA
- a CDS encoding efflux transporter outer membrane subunit has protein sequence MKPSVVRMLAGALAGLLAACTTVGPDYHLPKDSVYARVQQRAPALSNAGSPALDANQPAFTGRWWALYDDATLDGLVEQALAANTELKVAAAHLAQAQARYQEARAAGGLDGEVSATAGRAKISGESLLLTEPLPPFNVADASVSVSYQLDLFGKIRRGVEAARAGTEAAQAAVDLARISVAAGVVGAYLEICHSNHEIAVAEHSVALQQDSRRVAARLQASGRGTRTAVERADAQVALLEAAVPPLRARRQAAGYELAALLGRTPDQVPAVAMQCQEAPQPRQAIPIGDGAALLRRRPDVREAERSLAAATAAIGVATAELYPDIRLGASVGANGLLKDFGEPATQTWTLGPLLSWSIPGRGAHARVALAQAGASLALAEFDQTVLRALRETQSILDTYAEDLRRAAALREARDRSRTAAADVRRMYQAGREPYLSSLDGERTLANAEANLAGVEAQLSQDQVRLFLALGGGWQPVEAVGHGAP, from the coding sequence ATGAAGCCCAGCGTCGTGCGTATGCTGGCCGGCGCCCTGGCCGGTCTGCTGGCGGCCTGCACCACGGTCGGGCCGGATTACCACCTGCCCAAGGATTCGGTCTACGCCCGCGTGCAGCAGCGCGCGCCGGCGCTGTCCAATGCCGGCTCGCCGGCGCTGGATGCCAACCAGCCCGCCTTCACCGGGCGCTGGTGGGCGCTGTATGACGATGCGACGCTCGACGGGCTGGTCGAGCAGGCGCTGGCGGCCAACACCGAGCTCAAGGTCGCCGCCGCGCATCTGGCCCAGGCGCAGGCTCGCTACCAGGAGGCGCGCGCCGCGGGCGGCTTGGACGGCGAGGTTTCGGCCACCGCCGGGCGGGCCAAGATCTCGGGCGAGTCGCTGCTGCTGACCGAGCCGCTGCCGCCGTTCAACGTCGCCGACGCCAGCGTCTCGGTCTCCTATCAGCTCGACCTGTTCGGCAAGATCCGCCGCGGCGTGGAGGCGGCCCGCGCCGGCACCGAGGCCGCGCAGGCGGCGGTCGATCTGGCGCGCATCAGCGTTGCGGCCGGTGTGGTCGGCGCCTATCTGGAGATCTGCCACAGCAACCACGAGATCGCGGTGGCCGAGCATTCGGTGGCGCTGCAGCAGGACAGCCGGCGCGTGGCCGCGCGGCTGCAGGCCAGCGGCCGCGGCACCCGCACCGCGGTCGAGCGGGCCGATGCACAGGTGGCGTTGCTCGAAGCCGCGGTGCCGCCCCTGCGGGCACGTCGCCAGGCGGCCGGCTACGAGCTGGCCGCGCTGCTCGGACGCACGCCCGATCAGGTGCCGGCGGTGGCGATGCAGTGTCAGGAGGCGCCGCAGCCGCGGCAGGCGATCCCAATCGGCGATGGCGCCGCGCTGCTGCGCCGGCGGCCGGACGTGCGCGAGGCCGAGCGCAGCCTCGCCGCCGCCACCGCCGCCATCGGCGTGGCGACCGCCGAGCTGTATCCGGACATCCGCCTCGGCGCCTCGGTCGGCGCCAACGGCCTGCTCAAGGATTTCGGCGAACCGGCCACGCAGACGTGGACGCTCGGGCCGCTGCTGTCCTGGTCGATCCCCGGCCGCGGCGCGCACGCCCGGGTGGCGCTGGCGCAGGCCGGGGCGAGCCTCGCCCTGGCCGAGTTCGACCAGACCGTGCTGCGCGCGCTGCGCGAGACGCAGTCCATCCTCGACACCTATGCCGAGGATCTGCGCCGCGCCGCCGCCCTGCGCGAGGCGCGCGACCGTTCCCGCACCGCCGCCGCGGACGTGCGCAGGATGTACCAGGCCGGCCGCGAGCCCTACCTGTCGAGCCTGGACGGCGAGCGCACCCTGGCCAACGCCGAGGCCAACCTGGCCGGGGTGGAGGCGCAGCTCTCGCAGGATCAGGTGCGCCTGTTCCTGGCCCTGGGGGGCGGCTGGCAGCCGGTCGAGGCGGTGGGCCACGGCGCGCCGTGA